In the genome of Deltaproteobacteria bacterium, one region contains:
- a CDS encoding F0F1 ATP synthase subunit alpha gives MEIRAEEISQIIRRQIENYGKTVASEEVGEIIYVGDGIARLHGLEKAMAGELLDFPHGIRGVVLNLEEDNVGAAIMGEDVELREGDVVRRTGRIAEVPVGEAVVGRVVDALGEPVDGLGELRTTERRQIELKAPGIVARRSVCEPLQTGLKAIDAMTPIGRGQRELIIGDRQTGKTAIAIDTIINQRGLGVYCFYVAVGQKASTVARVVDKLKSAGAMEYTTVIVASASDPAPLQFLAPYSGCAMAEYFRDSGRHALIIYDDLSKHAVAYRQLSLLLRRPPGREAFPGDVFYLHSRLLERAAKLSDQKGGGSLTALPIIETQASDVTAYIPTNVISITDGQIYLEADLFYSGVRPAINVGLSVSRVGGAAQIKAMKQVAGTMRLELAQYRELAAFAQFGSDLDAATRRQLDRGARLVELLKQNQYVPMSVEMQVVEIYAGTSGVLDDVPVPHVRRFLEELNKFVTNRHSVLLQTIRERKALDDALKQQITTVLKEFKHQFVH, from the coding sequence ATGGAAATTCGGGCTGAAGAAATCAGTCAAATTATTCGCCGTCAAATCGAGAACTACGGCAAGACCGTAGCGAGCGAGGAAGTCGGGGAAATTATTTATGTCGGAGATGGTATTGCGCGACTCCATGGCCTGGAGAAGGCGATGGCAGGAGAACTGCTCGATTTTCCGCATGGGATCCGTGGTGTGGTGTTGAACCTCGAAGAAGACAACGTCGGCGCTGCGATCATGGGCGAAGATGTTGAACTCCGCGAAGGCGATGTCGTGCGCCGGACGGGCCGCATTGCGGAAGTTCCGGTCGGTGAAGCGGTGGTGGGTCGTGTAGTCGATGCCCTCGGAGAACCGGTAGATGGCTTAGGCGAACTGCGTACGACGGAACGGCGGCAAATCGAATTGAAGGCGCCGGGGATTGTCGCACGCCGCAGCGTCTGTGAGCCGTTGCAAACGGGCTTGAAGGCAATCGATGCGATGACGCCGATCGGGCGTGGACAGCGCGAATTAATTATCGGCGATCGTCAGACCGGCAAAACGGCCATTGCGATCGATACGATTATTAATCAGCGCGGTTTGGGCGTGTATTGTTTCTACGTTGCAGTAGGGCAGAAGGCCTCAACGGTCGCTCGCGTAGTCGATAAACTGAAGAGTGCTGGGGCGATGGAATACACGACGGTGATTGTCGCGAGTGCCTCCGACCCGGCTCCGTTGCAGTTTTTGGCACCGTATAGCGGTTGTGCGATGGCCGAATATTTTCGTGATTCCGGGCGGCACGCATTGATTATCTACGATGATCTTTCGAAGCACGCGGTCGCATATCGACAACTGTCTTTATTGCTCCGTCGTCCGCCGGGACGCGAGGCATTTCCTGGAGACGTTTTTTATCTCCACTCGCGGTTGTTGGAACGCGCGGCGAAGCTAAGCGACCAAAAAGGGGGCGGATCTCTGACGGCGTTGCCGATCATTGAAACGCAGGCGAGTGACGTGACCGCCTATATTCCGACGAATGTCATTTCCATCACTGACGGTCAAATTTATCTCGAAGCGGATCTTTTTTATTCCGGCGTGCGTCCGGCCATTAACGTTGGGCTCTCGGTGTCGCGCGTCGGCGGGGCGGCACAAATTAAGGCCATGAAGCAAGTTGCCGGAACGATGCGGCTGGAGCTGGCGCAATATCGTGAATTGGCGGCCTTTGCTCAATTCGGCTCAGATCTCGATGCCGCGACGCGCCGACAACTCGACCGTGGCGCACGGCTGGTAGAACTGTTGAAGCAGAATCAGTATGTCCCAATGTCTGTCGAAATGCAGGTCGTGGAAATTTACGCGGGCACGAGCGGCGTGCTCGATGACGTGCCGGTCCCTCATGTGCGCCGTTTCTTGGAAGAGCTCAATAAATTTGTCACGAATCGTCATTCGGTGCTGTTGCAGACGATTCGGGAGCGGAAGGCGTTAGACGATGCGTTGAAGCAGCAGATCACGACGGTGTTGAAAGAATTTAAACACCAATTTGTACACTAA